The following are from one region of the Magallana gigas chromosome 6, xbMagGiga1.1, whole genome shotgun sequence genome:
- the LOC105349024 gene encoding helicase-like transcription factor, producing MARTKQTMRNNSKKSNFQRATFQPARQRKRPRKPRREPLWMTEREARSPWFYRQYQYDPWNNSDSESDSEGEMGHDDLDDEVLFGSLRGNIVGIRYYSGTVNNNEMVALEREPHNKYDRNAIKVVNVVRQQVGHIKRELASALAPIMDSGWVRLEGIVPFGSQNQFSMPVDISLWGKPEHKQGTITRLERSGIMMKVAPDPVGGAIGGPSTSMMYGVVSNKRTFLTPSEVRNELDKLFESLNEGDKTTTLEPAEAISSTMYKHQKQALHWMIKRENGDQLPPFWENKNGQYFNSVTIFTTKTKPRSVCGGILADDMGLGKTLQTIALIMTNFKDGKPLAVPVPGKIRQSKILRMQQKAQRMEEYKSSPCKSRKSFVIKGDPNEMIDEGKPCVGRKRKTLGKLLRYNNAVDNLSSDEEEIEDLVEEEEEEEDCEDVNDDKVMLKKDDPEFKLSKDTLKQEKIASPIASRRPRRSVKKPTRYTYSSDDEDQERVGSPMKRVKIDHEEKENLQKVSVPRKGHQRGKGKGKQLCKPVTQACEVNKLIADTIEIDCANVDDVCKSLQDQRTEKETLVTERGDSLVEPKLDSVSSENKDSACNTEPVGIVGTLVSTDVKLIVQNSESDAVSCPKWMTEGVGCGQEIHKGHKFCTMCGWKINANIFKNGAKMCHNKMEEQKFCENIVYPPQKFCSNCGHQLSFGVQTPVNVSNTKVQSSSGEILTAEGNKQDVTKESISAMKNSMPSTSSSNLNPYARPFTPGAKVVMPPKQMTSATDDLPDPALPSLPADSTSSGPCTVEELPDLPDPSCSMPGTSKCGKFSGRTPTTGARATLIVCPLSVMSNWLDQLEEHIHENIHLDIYTYYGPSRIRDPAVLAKQDVVLTTYSTLSFDAKNDQALQKVKWLRIVLDEGHAIRNPNAQQTKAIYSLQAERKWVLTGTPIQNSIKDLWSLINFLQISPFTDRQWWTRAIERPLEQGNESAIKRVQHLMGAIAMRRTKKQMVDGKPIVELPERNVFVEHVKLSEEERSLYDAMQNEGKIIVSRYFQQGTLLHHYGDVLAILMRLRQMCCHPLLVAKAAAAMKDIMNEAEASGGMNDALRQKLVDTLMMVLSSGSDEECAICLDSLKQPIITCCAHVFCRGCIEAVIKNETPTARCPLCRGDVSIDSLTEVPAEQTRQPSVAEAATEGEWKSSTKVDALMNGLVKLREENPRIKSLVVSQFTSLLTLLEIPLKALGFRFVRLDGTMSMKQRLRSVEEFSNPAPGSPTIMLLSLKAGGVGINLVAASRVFLMDPAWNPASEEQCFDRCHRLGQTKDVIITKFVVEDSVEERMMALQDQKRKLMQGAFGQKQTADDKRTNRIRDIKTLMDL from the exons ATGGCAAGAACAAAGCAGACAATGAGAAATAACTCAAAAAAGAGTAATTTTCAAAGGGCAACATTTCAGCCA GCTCGACAGAGAAAGCGCCCCAGAAAACCGAGAAGAGAGCCGTTATGGATGACAGAGAGAGAAGCGCGGTCCCCGTGGTTTTATCGACAGTATCAGTATGATCCGTGGAACAACTCAGATTCAGAGTCCGACTCGGAAGGTGAAATGGGACATGATGATTTGGATGATGAAGTTTTATTTGGGAGTCTCAGGGGAAACATTGTTGGAATTCGCTATTACTCTGGAACT GTCAACAACAATGAAATGGTTGCCTTGGAGAGAGAACCACATAACAAGTATGACAGGAACGCCATCAAAGTGGTCAATGTTGTACGTCAACAGGTCGGACATATCAAGCGGGAACTGGCCTCCGCTCTAGCTCCCATCATGGACAGTGGCTGGGTCAGACTGGAGGG AATAGTTCCATTTGGGAGCCAGAACCAGTTTAGCATGCCGGTGGACATCAGCCTGTGGGGTAAACCAGAACACAAGCAGGGGACCATTACAAGACTAGAGCGGTCAGGCATCATGATGAAGGTTGCCCCCGACCCCGTGGGTGGGGCTATTGGGGGACCCAGCACCAGTATGATGTATGGAGTGGTGTCCAACAAGAGAACTTTTCTAACACCATCAGAG GTTAGAAATGAACTTGACAAGTTGTTTGAGAGTCTTAATGAGGGTGACAAAACTACTACATTGGAACCTGCAGAG GCAATATCTAGTACAATGTACAAGCACCAGAAGCAGGCTCTCCATTGGATGATCAAGAGAGAGAACGGTGACCAGTTGCCGCCATTCTGGGAGAACAAGAACGGACAGTACTTCAACTCGGTGACCATCTTCACCACCAAGACCAAGCCAAGGAGTGTCTGTGGAG GAATTCTTGCTGATGACATGGGTCTTGGGAAAACCCTCCAAACAATTGCTCTGATAATGACAAACTTCAAGGATGGAAAGCCTCTGGCTGTGCCAGTCCCAGGGAAAATCCGACAGTCCAAGATATTACGAATGCAACAGAAAGCTCAA AGAATGGAAGAATACAAGAGCAGTCCATGTAAGTCTCGAAAGTCATTTGTCATCAAAGGAGACCCCAACGAGATGATTGATGAAGGCAAGCCGTGTGTTGGACGGAAGAGGAAGACCCTGGGGAAACTACTGAGATATAACAACGCAGTGGACAACCTCTCCTCGGACGAGGAGGAAATCGAGGACCTTGTGGAggaagaggaggaggaagagGACTGTGAGG ACGTGAATGATGATAAAGTCATGTTGAAGAAAGATGACCCTGAATTCAAGCTCTCCAAAGACACGTTAAAACAGGAGAAAATTGCCTCACCCATTGCCAGTCGGAGACCAAGAAG GAGTGTAAAGAAACCCACAAGATACACCTACAGCAGTGATGATGAGGACCAGGAGAGAGTCGGCAGTCCTATGAAAAGAG TTAAGATAGATcatgaagaaaaagaaaacttgCAGAAGGTCTCTGTGCCAAGGAAAGGTCATCAGAGGGGCAAAGGAAAAGGGAAACAACTCTGTAAGCCTGTGACTCAGGCTTGTGAAGTGAACAAGCTGATTGCTGACACTATTGAGATAGACTGTGCTAATGTTGATGATGTGTGTAAGAGTCTACAGGACCAGAGAACAGAAAAAGAGACCCTGGTCACTGAAAGAGGGGACAGTCTTGTGGAACCTAAACTTGACTCAGTCAGTTCAGAAAACAAAGACAGTGCATGTAACACAGAACCAGTAGGAATTGTAGGGACTTTAGTAAGCACAG aTGTTAAACTTATAGTGCAGAACAGTGAAAGTGATGCTGTATCTTGTCCTAAGTGGATGACAGAAGGAGTGGGGTGTGGACAAGAGATCCACAAGGGGCACAAGTTCTGCACCATGTGTGGATGGAAGATCAATgccaatatctttaaaaatggtGCCAAAATGTGTCACAACAAAATGGAGGAAcaaaaattttgtgaaaatattgtttatcCTCCCCAGAAGTTTTGTTCTAACTGTGGACACCAGCTGTCATTTGGAG TGCAAACGCCGGTTAATGTTAGCAATACAAAAGTGCAATCCTCATCAGGGGAGATACTGACAGCAGAGGGAAATAAACAAGATGTGACAAAAGAGTCGATAAGTGCAATGAAAaacag caTGCCAAGTACAAGTTCATCAAATCTGAATCCTTATGCAAGACCATTCACACCT GGAGCTAAAGTTGTAATGCCACCAAAACAGATGACATCTGCAACAG ATGACCTTCCTGATCCAGCTCTACCCAGTCTCCCAGCAGATAGTACATCGTCGGGGCCGTGCACTG tggaAGAACTCCCTGATTTACCTGATCCCTCTTGTTCTATGCCAG GCACCAGTAAATGTGGGAAGTTTTCAGGACGAACACCAACAACGGGGGCCCGAGCCACACTGATAGTATGTCCTCTGTCAGTGATGAGCAACTGGCTG GATCAGTTAGAGGAGCACATCCATGAGAACATTCACCTGGACATCTACACCTACTACGGCCCCAGCAGAATCAGGGACCCCGCTGTACTGGCCAAGCAAGACGTGGTCCTCACCACTTACTCCACACTCTCCTTTGATGCGAAG AATGATCAAGCTTTGCAGAAAGTGAAGTGGTTAAGGATCGTTCTGGATGAGGGCCATGCCATCAGGAACCCTAACGCTCAGCAAACCAAGGCCATCTACTCCCTGCAGGCAGAGCGCAAGTGGGTGCTAACTG GAACGCCCATCCAGAACTCCATCAAGGATCTGTGGTCGCTGATCAACTTCCTGCAGATCAGTCCCTTCACAGACAGACAATGGTGGACCAGGGCCATAGAACGGCCGCTAGAGCAGGGCAACGAGAGTGCTATCAA GCGTGTTCAGCATTTGATGGGTGCCATCGCTATGAGGAGAACAAAGAAACAGATGGTTGATGGGAAGCCTATTGTAGAACTCCCCGAGAGGAATGTTTTTGTAGAACATGTTAAACTGTCAGAGGAAGAAAGGTCTCTGTACGACGCCATGCAGAACGAAGGCAAAATCATTGTCAGCAG ATATTTCCAGCAAGGCACTCTGCTTCATCACTATGGAGACGTCCTTGCCATTCTGATGAGATTAAGACAGATGTGTTGTCATCCACTCCTGGTTGCTAAGGCAGCGGCGGCCATGAAAGACATAATGA ATGAAGCTGAGGCCAGTGGGGGTATGAATGACGCCCTGAGACAGAAGCTGGTGGACACCCTGATGATGGTGCTGAGCTCGGGCTCTGACGAGGAGTGTGCCATCTGTCTGGACTCCCTGAAGCAGCCCATCATTACCTGTTGCGCCCATGTCTTCTGTCGAGGCTGTATCGAGGCCGTCATAAAAAACGAAACG CCTACTGCCAGGTGTCCTCTGTGTCGGGGGGACGTGTCCATAGACTCTCTTACCGAGGTTCCGGCGGAACAAACTCGTCAGCCGAGTGTGGCTGAGGCCGCCACTGAGGGAGAGTGGAAGTCCAGCACCAAG gTGGATGCTCTGATGAATGGATTGGTCAAGCTGAGAGAGGAGAACCCTCGTATCAAGAGTCTCGTTGTGTCTCAGTTCACAAGTCTACTCACTCTCCTTGAAATTCCTCTCAA GGCTCTGGGTTTCCGCTTCGTGAGGTTGGACGGGACAATGTCCATGAAGCAGAGGCTGCGGTCAGTGGAGGAGTTCTCCAACCCCGCCCCGGGATCCCCCACCATTATGCTGCTGTCCCTCAAGGCCGGCGGGGTGGGGATCAATCTGGTGGCTGCCTCCAGGGTTTTCCTGATGGATCCA GCTTGGAACCCTGCCTCTGAGGAGCAGTGCTTTGACAGGTGTCACCGCCTGGGACAGACCAAGGACGTTATCATCACCAAG ttTGTGGTCGAGGACTCGGTAGAAGAGAGGATGATGGCTCTACAAGACCAAAAAAGGAAGCTGATGCAGGGAGCCTTTGGTCAGAAACAGACGGCGGACGATAAACGGACCAACAGAATCCGTGACATCAAAACACTGATGGATCTGTGA